The Hyphomonadaceae bacterium ML37 genome includes a region encoding these proteins:
- a CDS encoding DUF6491 family protein: MATRSKTEAQTRPATRPAHGPILAAMLLTASALALALAAAPVNGAALQDSAPGYEDGNPGEALDRDEDDDADAARCVRIRTISGYTVIDDRHLLIRGGPSRQYLVTTRQRCSGMRFGVQIGVSFSDNQRICQPHMEYVIPDDGWRCLIDTIEEVDSREHADELIARRAAAAEGAEN; this comes from the coding sequence ATGGCGACCCGCTCCAAAACCGAAGCCCAGACCCGTCCGGCCACCCGTCCGGCACACGGCCCGATCCTGGCCGCCATGCTGCTGACCGCCAGCGCCCTGGCGCTGGCGCTGGCCGCCGCGCCTGTGAACGGCGCGGCGTTGCAGGACAGCGCCCCGGGTTACGAAGACGGCAATCCCGGCGAGGCCCTGGACAGGGATGAAGACGACGACGCAGACGCCGCGCGCTGCGTGCGCATCCGCACCATTTCAGGCTATACCGTCATCGACGACCGCCATCTGCTGATCCGCGGCGGGCCGAGCCGCCAGTATCTGGTCACCACCCGCCAGCGCTGCTCGGGCATGCGCTTTGGCGTGCAGATCGGCGTCAGCTTCAGCGACAACCAGCGCATCTGCCAGCCCCACATGGAATACGTCATCCCCGATGATGGCTGGCGCTGCCTGATCGACACCATCGAAGAAGTCGACAGCCGCGAGCACGCCGACGAGCTGATTGCTAGGCGCGCAGCGGCGGCGGAAGGCGCTGAAAACTGA